One Magnetococcales bacterium genomic window carries:
- a CDS encoding LemA family protein, whose amino-acid sequence MSTQTIVLIVLITVPVLLVLYVIVLYNGLVGLKNRIKNGYAQIDVQLKRRFDLIPNLVETAKAYMAHERDTLEAVIKARNQAVSAAGAAMQAPGDPQAMGALSAAEASLASGMKGFFALAENYPDLKANQNMSQLSEELVTTENKVAFARQAYNDAVMHYNTARESFPANLLVEKFGFQEAAQLESIEVPEERKAVKVSF is encoded by the coding sequence ATGTCCACGCAAACCATCGTCCTCATCGTCCTCATCACTGTGCCGGTGTTGCTCGTTCTTTACGTGATCGTGCTCTACAACGGTCTGGTCGGCCTGAAAAACCGCATCAAGAACGGCTATGCCCAGATCGATGTGCAGCTCAAGCGACGTTTTGATCTGATTCCCAACCTGGTAGAGACCGCCAAGGCTTACATGGCCCACGAGCGCGACACCCTGGAGGCAGTGATCAAAGCCCGCAACCAGGCCGTCTCCGCCGCCGGCGCCGCCATGCAGGCCCCGGGCGATCCCCAGGCTATGGGGGCGCTCTCTGCCGCCGAAGCCTCTCTCGCCAGCGGCATGAAGGGCTTTTTCGCTCTGGCGGAAAACTACCCAGACCTCAAGGCCAACCAGAATATGAGCCAACTCTCCGAGGAATTGGTCACGACCGAGAACAAGGTTGCCTTCGCCCGGCAGGCCTACAACGACGCGGTGATGCACTACAACACCGCGCGGGAGTCGTTTCCCGCCAACCTGCTGGTGGAAAAGTTCGGTTTTCAGGAGGCTGCCCAACTTGAATCCATTGAAGTCCCCGAGGAGAGGAAGGCCGTCAAGGTCTCCTTCTGA
- a CDS encoding M48 family metallopeptidase, with amino-acid sequence MDFFDRQHRARRRTRILIAYFVLAVVGIILTLHVAMVMLVVVGEKGDPVAWNWKQWTTLFWQPEQLLMVSVGTLVVIAIGMLWRMWELRGGGATVAEELGGRLVDASTRDADERQLLHVVEEMAIASGTSVPPVYVLDEEPGVNAFAAGFAADQAVIGVTRGALEAFRRNELQGVIAHEFSHILNGDMRLNIRLLGVLAGITTIASIGEMMMRNSSHSRDKKSSGGALGLALFISGWIGYFFGRMIQSAISRQREFLADASAVQFTRDPTTIGSALERLRTWDAGSAMKHPKTGDAGHFLFGEGATRLFGLFDTHPPLEQRIEAIFSQSPMSPLPPTSQIAPHDEQPHSLAAQATREGTSQIASHREQPQQRGRMAASVAGSGAPAHLAAMAIMVHPRQQSIAVDVEGLMASIGTLDTAQVDFARWLKETIPETLVMALRQPQQAQAMACALLLDNDATVRGRQLVLLAESGEPGLADITLGLWGQLRQMPGEVRLTLVQLMPQALKALDAASRQRLWQSVQALIQTDGRVTLFEAVLSHVLERVLQPERPSSAGRARPKDLSRVLAALARAGSVEPAAQEAAFAAGAALLPMVATEEMPEPVATEQVIHSLQRLATQTPQLKRELARACITTVAADGHLTAGEAELLRTVLALLGCPMPPPAAP; translated from the coding sequence ATGGATTTTTTCGATCGTCAACATCGGGCCAGGCGGCGCACCAGAATCCTGATCGCCTACTTTGTGCTGGCCGTCGTCGGCATCATCCTCACCCTGCATGTGGCGATGGTGATGCTGGTGGTGGTGGGAGAGAAAGGGGATCCGGTCGCCTGGAACTGGAAACAGTGGACAACCCTCTTCTGGCAGCCGGAGCAGCTGCTGATGGTGTCCGTGGGAACCTTGGTCGTGATCGCCATTGGCATGCTCTGGCGCATGTGGGAACTGCGCGGGGGTGGCGCGACCGTGGCCGAGGAGTTGGGGGGACGGCTGGTCGATGCCTCTACCCGTGACGCCGACGAGCGCCAACTGCTCCATGTGGTGGAGGAGATGGCCATCGCCTCCGGCACCTCTGTGCCACCGGTCTATGTGCTCGACGAGGAACCGGGAGTCAACGCCTTTGCCGCCGGTTTCGCGGCTGACCAGGCGGTCATCGGGGTGACCCGGGGGGCCCTCGAAGCGTTTCGCAGAAACGAGCTGCAAGGGGTGATTGCCCACGAGTTTTCGCACATTCTGAACGGCGACATGCGTCTCAACATCCGCCTGCTGGGGGTATTGGCAGGCATTACCACCATCGCCTCCATCGGCGAGATGATGATGCGCAACTCTTCCCACTCTCGCGACAAGAAATCGTCAGGGGGTGCTCTGGGTCTGGCGCTCTTCATCAGTGGCTGGATCGGCTATTTTTTTGGCCGCATGATTCAGTCGGCCATCTCCCGGCAGAGGGAGTTTCTGGCCGACGCCTCGGCAGTGCAGTTCACCCGCGATCCCACCACCATCGGCAGTGCCCTGGAGCGTCTGCGCACCTGGGATGCGGGGAGCGCCATGAAGCATCCCAAAACGGGGGATGCGGGTCATTTTCTGTTCGGCGAGGGGGCCACCCGCCTGTTTGGGCTGTTTGATACCCATCCTCCCCTGGAACAACGCATCGAGGCCATTTTCTCCCAGTCGCCAATGAGCCCCTTGCCCCCCACGTCGCAAATCGCACCTCACGACGAACAACCGCATTCCCTGGCTGCGCAAGCGACCAGGGAGGGAACGTCACAGATCGCGTCCCATCGCGAACAGCCGCAACAAAGGGGCAGGATGGCCGCTTCTGTGGCGGGAAGCGGTGCCCCTGCCCACCTGGCGGCGATGGCCATCATGGTCCACCCACGGCAACAGTCGATAGCGGTCGACGTGGAGGGGCTGATGGCCTCCATCGGCACCCTGGACACGGCGCAAGTGGACTTTGCCCGTTGGTTGAAGGAGACCATCCCCGAAACCCTGGTAATGGCCCTGCGACAGCCCCAGCAGGCCCAAGCAATGGCCTGCGCCCTGTTGCTGGACAATGATGCCACAGTGCGAGGGCGCCAGTTGGTGTTGCTGGCCGAGTCAGGGGAGCCCGGCCTGGCTGACATCACCCTGGGGCTGTGGGGGCAGCTTCGGCAGATGCCAGGGGAGGTGCGACTGACGTTGGTGCAGCTCATGCCACAGGCGCTCAAAGCCCTTGACGCGGCATCACGCCAGCGGCTGTGGCAGAGTGTGCAGGCATTGATTCAGACGGATGGGCGGGTCACCCTGTTCGAGGCGGTTCTCTCTCATGTACTGGAGCGGGTGTTGCAACCGGAGCGGCCATCCTCGGCGGGTCGGGCGCGACCGAAGGATCTGTCACGGGTGCTGGCGGCGTTGGCGCGGGCGGGATCTGTGGAGCCGGCTGCCCAGGAGGCGGCCTTTGCTGCCGGGGCGGCCCTGCTGCCGATGGTGGCGACCGAAGAGATGCCCGAGCCGGTGGCCACGGAGCAGGTCATTCACTCTCTACAACGATTGGCCACCCAGACGCCGCAGCTCAAGCGGGAGTTGGCCAGGGCGTGCATAACCACGGTGGCGGCTGATGGCCATCTGACGGCGGGCGAGGCGGAGTTGTTGCGTACGGTGCTGGCCCTGCTCGGGTGCCCCATGCCGCCTCCTGCCGCCCCATAA
- a CDS encoding rRNA pseudouridine synthase: MDESPGTRLQKWLAEAGLCSRREGETWIQSGRVAINGEVVTQQGVRVLPGDVVALDGQPVQRGRLERLLLVLNKPPGVMCTRHDPEGRSTVFDLLGPDAPRLVTVGRLDYLSEGMILLTNDGLLAHRLMHPRQAVERVYRVRVHGRVSPQSLAQLRRGVELDDGPTGPLEITLDHTGGANSWLTLTLREGRNHLIRRIFATLAMDVSRLMRIAYGGVQMGELPVGRWRSLDATESLRLRRVAGFKPNVPGKKF, from the coding sequence ATGGATGAGTCGCCGGGGACGCGCCTGCAAAAATGGCTGGCCGAGGCGGGCCTGTGCTCGCGCCGCGAAGGGGAGACATGGATCCAGAGTGGCCGGGTCGCCATCAATGGGGAAGTGGTGACCCAGCAGGGTGTGCGCGTGCTGCCCGGAGATGTGGTAGCCCTGGATGGACAACCGGTGCAACGGGGACGCCTGGAACGGTTGCTCCTGGTCCTGAACAAGCCGCCCGGGGTGATGTGTACCCGGCATGATCCCGAAGGTCGCTCTACGGTATTTGATCTGCTCGGCCCAGACGCACCACGGCTGGTGACGGTGGGGCGATTGGACTACCTCTCGGAAGGGATGATCCTGTTGACCAACGATGGCCTGCTTGCCCATCGCCTGATGCATCCCCGGCAGGCCGTGGAACGGGTTTATCGGGTGCGCGTCCACGGCAGGGTGAGTCCGCAATCGTTAGCGCAATTGCGCAGAGGGGTCGAACTGGACGATGGACCCACCGGCCCCTTGGAGATCACCCTGGATCATACCGGAGGGGCCAACAGTTGGCTGACTCTGACTCTGCGTGAAGGTCGCAATCACCTGATCCGGCGCATCTTCGCCACACTCGCCATGGATGTGTCCCGCCTGATGCGGATCGCCTACGGGGGCGTGCAGATGGGGGAGTTGCCTGTCGGCAGGTGGCGCTCCCTCGATGCCACCGAGAGTTTGCGGTTGCGGCGCGTGGCCGGGTTCAAACCCAACGTACCGGGAAAAAAATTCTGA
- the trpS gene encoding tryptophan--tRNA ligase, whose translation MNESNTAQPIVFSGAQPTGQLTIGNYFGALRHWVAMQESYDGLFCIVDLHALTVRQDPAELRRRCLELAAIYLACGLDPQRSVLFIQSHVPAHAELAWLLATFTQIGELERMTQFKDKAQRHKQNVNAGLFTYPVLMAADILLYGTHKVPVGEDQKQHLELTRDVALRFNNLYGEVFQVPEPLIAEEGARVKDLQDPTKKMSKSAESELARVMILDAPKEILKKFKKAVTDSTASIRFDEAGQPGVTNLLDLWCVATGQTRAAALDHFSHNLYGKLKVETAEAVIAQLEPIQQRYQKLIDDRGELEHLLEQGAGQARARAEKIMRQVMDTLGLPLGRSRFHG comes from the coding sequence GTGAACGAAAGCAACACAGCGCAACCCATCGTTTTTTCCGGGGCGCAGCCCACGGGCCAGTTGACCATCGGCAACTATTTTGGTGCCCTGCGCCACTGGGTGGCCATGCAGGAGAGTTACGATGGCCTGTTTTGTATCGTCGATCTGCACGCCCTGACCGTGCGGCAGGATCCCGCCGAACTGCGCCGGCGCTGCCTGGAACTAGCCGCGATTTATCTGGCTTGCGGCCTGGATCCACAACGCAGCGTGCTGTTCATCCAAAGCCATGTTCCAGCCCACGCTGAACTGGCTTGGCTGCTTGCCACGTTTACCCAGATCGGCGAATTGGAACGCATGACCCAATTCAAGGACAAGGCCCAACGGCACAAACAAAACGTCAATGCCGGCCTCTTTACCTATCCGGTCCTGATGGCCGCAGACATTCTGTTGTATGGTACCCACAAGGTGCCTGTGGGCGAGGATCAAAAGCAACATCTGGAACTGACCCGGGATGTAGCCTTGCGCTTCAACAATCTTTATGGCGAGGTTTTCCAGGTTCCGGAACCGCTGATCGCGGAGGAGGGGGCGCGGGTCAAGGATCTCCAGGATCCGACCAAAAAAATGTCCAAAAGCGCTGAATCGGAGCTGGCTCGGGTGATGATTCTGGATGCACCCAAGGAGATTTTAAAAAAATTTAAAAAGGCCGTGACCGACAGCACCGCATCCATTCGCTTTGACGAGGCTGGACAACCTGGTGTGACCAATCTTCTGGATTTGTGGTGTGTGGCCACCGGACAAACCCGTGCAGCGGCCTTGGACCATTTCAGTCACAACCTCTACGGCAAGTTGAAGGTGGAAACCGCCGAAGCAGTCATTGCGCAGCTGGAGCCGATTCAGCAGCGTTACCAAAAGTTGATCGACGACCGGGGCGAATTGGAACATCTCCTGGAACAGGGCGCCGGACAGGCCCGGGCCCGGGCCGAGAAAATCATGCGCCAGGTGATGGATACCCTGGGCCTGCCGTTGGGCAGGAGTCGCTTCCATGGATGA
- a CDS encoding AAA family ATPase, with amino-acid sequence MLNEFTIKHFKSHADSTLKLAPLTMLIGANASGRGGNKPSLKFSDQSPVFNQFNSPWHFRQQNPKSRDIILKANTAIRSCLSNILFLDLVVGKMRGYSHIKEKNLIGDGRNISSVLYHLWGEDKEGGDGLTKIEKENRENILKFISSLPEQKIETISFIKTAREDVMLELSETFGGACKKFDVSELSDGTLRVLAMAAALLSVPDGSMVVMDEFDNGIHPSRAKAILEHIDFFVGTSSFVRISDQP; translated from the coding sequence GTGCTGAATGAATTCACCATAAAACATTTTAAAAGCCACGCCGACTCGACTCTCAAGCTGGCTCCTCTGACCATGCTCATAGGTGCCAATGCATCGGGAAGAGGAGGTAATAAACCTTCCCTAAAGTTTAGCGATCAGTCTCCTGTATTCAATCAATTTAATAGTCCATGGCACTTCAGGCAGCAAAATCCAAAATCAAGAGATATTATTTTAAAAGCGAACACTGCGATTCGTTCTTGCTTGAGCAATATACTGTTTCTTGATTTGGTTGTTGGCAAAATGCGTGGGTATAGTCACATAAAAGAAAAAAACTTGATCGGAGATGGCAGAAATATATCCAGTGTTCTGTATCATCTTTGGGGTGAAGACAAAGAGGGTGGCGACGGCTTGACCAAGATTGAAAAGGAAAATCGTGAGAATATATTAAAATTTATCAGTAGTTTACCGGAACAAAAAATTGAAACCATCTCCTTTATCAAAACGGCTCGGGAAGATGTCATGCTCGAACTGAGTGAAACATTTGGAGGTGCTTGCAAAAAATTTGATGTGAGCGAACTTTCGGACGGCACCCTGCGCGTACTGGCTATGGCTGCTGCTTTATTGTCGGTCCCCGATGGGAGCATGGTGGTCATGGATGAGTTTGACAATGGCATCCACCCCAGTCGCGCCAAAGCCATTTTAGAACATATTGATTTTTTTGTCGGAACATCGTCGTTTGTGCGTATTTCTGACCAACCATAA
- a CDS encoding site-2 protease family protein encodes MTDTVDILQKILLWGPGILFAITLHEWAHGYVASRFGDPTPGMMGRLTLNPLPHIDWVWTVLVPIVLLYTVGFAFGGAKPVPINPRYFRGSFRVALFWVSVAGPLMNLFLATACALAARMVVQLPPFFSMPLFNMFEAAIVVNVVLAVFNLFPVPPLDGGRVVAVLLPPSLSRYWSSLDRYGLVLVVILAMSGILGKMINPVAGWFLTLFVGMAGST; translated from the coding sequence ATGACGGATACGGTGGATATTCTGCAAAAGATTCTTCTTTGGGGACCGGGCATCCTGTTTGCCATCACGCTCCATGAGTGGGCGCATGGTTACGTGGCTTCCCGCTTTGGCGATCCCACCCCGGGCATGATGGGGCGGTTGACCCTCAATCCCCTGCCGCATATCGATTGGGTTTGGACGGTGTTGGTTCCCATCGTGTTGTTATACACCGTCGGTTTTGCTTTTGGGGGCGCCAAGCCGGTGCCAATTAATCCTCGTTATTTTCGAGGCTCGTTTCGGGTGGCCCTTTTTTGGGTCTCGGTGGCGGGTCCACTCATGAATCTGTTTCTGGCCACGGCATGTGCATTGGCGGCTCGCATGGTCGTACAGTTGCCGCCTTTTTTTTCCATGCCCTTGTTCAACATGTTCGAAGCGGCCATTGTCGTCAATGTGGTTCTGGCGGTATTCAATCTCTTTCCAGTGCCACCCCTGGATGGGGGGCGGGTGGTCGCTGTGTTGTTGCCCCCGTCCTTGAGTCGTTATTGGTCATCCCTGGATCGTTATGGTTTGGTTCTGGTGGTCATTTTGGCCATGAGTGGCATCTTGGGCAAGATGATCAACCCTGTGGCCGGGTGGTTTTTGACGCTGTTTGTGGGGATGGCCGGCTCGACATAA
- a CDS encoding ABC transporter ATP-binding protein, whose amino-acid sequence MSETPLLEARDVLKTFRTPAQSLDILKRVCLRLEVGEMAALQGVSGAGKSTLIQILGCLDRPTSGQVLLNGQDIFALRPVQQAGMRNRHIGFVYQSHRLLPEFSAVENVMMPLLIGRHPREMARTRAEEILTEVGLADRMHHKPGQLSGGEQQRVAIARAVVHGPDLLLADEPTGNLDLQTAETVFQMFMELNRRRRLTCLMVTHNPELAARLDRRFHLRDGHLLEVTAEGKS is encoded by the coding sequence ATGAGTGAGACCCCATTGTTGGAAGCTCGGGATGTGCTCAAAACGTTTCGGACCCCTGCTCAGAGTCTGGATATTCTCAAGAGGGTTTGTCTGCGTCTGGAAGTGGGTGAAATGGCTGCCTTGCAGGGGGTTTCTGGCGCCGGCAAGAGCACCCTGATCCAGATTCTGGGTTGTCTGGATCGCCCCACCTCGGGTCAGGTTTTGTTGAACGGGCAAGATATTTTTGCCTTGCGACCGGTGCAGCAGGCCGGCATGCGCAACCGGCACATCGGGTTTGTCTACCAGTCGCATCGTCTTTTGCCGGAATTTTCTGCGGTGGAAAATGTCATGATGCCATTGCTGATTGGGCGGCACCCCCGCGAGATGGCCCGGACACGGGCGGAGGAGATCCTCACCGAAGTGGGACTTGCCGACCGCATGCATCACAAGCCAGGGCAGCTTTCCGGGGGAGAGCAGCAACGGGTTGCCATTGCCCGGGCGGTGGTGCATGGGCCAGACCTGCTTTTGGCCGATGAGCCGACTGGCAATCTGGATTTGCAAACAGCCGAAACCGTTTTCCAAATGTTCATGGAGTTGAACCGGCGGCGGCGTCTGACCTGCCTCATGGTGACCCACAATCCCGAGTTGGCGGCCCGTTTGGATCGGCGTTTTCACCTGCGGGATGGTCATTTGCTCGAAGTCACAGCCGAGGGAAAATCATGA
- a CDS encoding lipoprotein-releasing ABC transporter permease subunit has protein sequence MFSQRYEWLIGLRYLRAKKSQHFIGVITLISVGGVALGVAALIVVLAVMTGFKEELQKQILGVTSHVVVQYPGGRMPDYENVLKQVVHSPNVVAASPYILQQAMLLASGVAAGVVIRGIDPEREREISSLAKNLKRGSMDALHGYGIILGNRLAANLGVHLGDTLTVVAPVGNVTALGTMPRMKRFRVVGVFDSGMYEYDKTLAYIHLADAQVFFRFDDQVTGIEIRTANPDTAFVTRSDLEKKLAYEYSVQDWMQMNHNFFRALQIEKATMFVILFLVVLVAAFNIISSLIMVVMEKGRDVAILKTMGATANSIMTIFVINGGVIGLAGTSMGTILGLSLAFNLEIVLQFIEKQFGIRFLSGDVYFIDHLPSVVLRSDVIMVTSISLLITLLATLYPAWRAARVDPVETLRYE, from the coding sequence ATGTTTTCACAACGGTATGAGTGGCTGATCGGCCTGCGCTATTTGCGGGCCAAGAAGTCACAACATTTCATCGGGGTCATCACTCTGATATCGGTGGGAGGGGTTGCTCTTGGGGTGGCGGCCCTCATCGTCGTTCTTGCGGTGATGACGGGTTTCAAGGAGGAGTTGCAAAAGCAGATTCTGGGTGTCACCAGTCATGTGGTGGTCCAGTACCCGGGCGGACGGATGCCAGATTATGAAAATGTGCTGAAGCAGGTGGTCCATTCCCCCAACGTAGTGGCCGCCTCGCCTTATATTCTGCAACAAGCCATGCTTCTTGCCAGTGGCGTGGCAGCAGGGGTGGTTATCCGGGGGATCGACCCGGAGCGGGAGAGGGAGATCTCCTCGCTGGCCAAGAATCTGAAGCGTGGATCGATGGACGCCCTGCATGGCTATGGCATCATTCTTGGGAACCGCCTGGCTGCCAACCTGGGGGTCCATCTGGGCGATACTCTGACGGTGGTTGCACCCGTCGGCAACGTCACTGCCTTGGGAACCATGCCGCGCATGAAACGGTTCCGGGTGGTGGGGGTGTTTGACTCCGGCATGTACGAATATGACAAAACCCTGGCTTACATCCATCTGGCTGACGCTCAGGTTTTTTTCCGTTTTGACGATCAGGTGACCGGCATCGAGATCCGTACCGCCAACCCTGATACCGCTTTTGTCACCCGCAGCGACCTGGAGAAAAAGTTGGCGTATGAATATTCGGTCCAGGATTGGATGCAGATGAATCACAATTTTTTTCGGGCGTTGCAAATTGAAAAAGCCACCATGTTCGTCATTTTGTTCTTGGTGGTGTTGGTGGCGGCCTTCAACATCATATCCAGTTTGATCATGGTGGTGATGGAGAAGGGGCGGGATGTGGCCATTCTCAAAACCATGGGCGCCACGGCGAACAGCATCATGACCATCTTCGTCATCAATGGGGGGGTGATCGGTTTGGCGGGAACGTCGATGGGAACGATCCTGGGGCTCTCTTTGGCCTTCAATCTGGAAATCGTTCTTCAGTTCATCGAAAAGCAGTTCGGCATTCGTTTCCTCTCTGGAGATGTCTATTTTATCGACCACTTGCCTTCGGTGGTGTTACGCTCCGATGTCATCATGGTGACCTCCATCAGCTTGTTGATTACCCTGCTGGCGACCCTCTATCCAGCCTGGCGTGCGGCGCGGGTCGATCCTGTGGAGACCCTGCGCTATGAGTGA
- the lysS gene encoding lysine--tRNA ligase has translation MSSEENQHIASRKAKVEALRSAGINPYPNDFKPETKLEWIRREFGSVTDPDSLTGIQVQTAGRVMLLRNFGKLTFATLQDATDQLQIAVQRDAVGAETYKEIFRKVEVGDILGVVGTLFRTQTGELTIRVNAFRLLAKALRPLPEKWHGLEDVETRYRQRYLDLIVNPDVRNLFRTRSAIIRLIREFMESKGFLEVETPMMHPIPGGATARPFVTHHNALDVDLYLRIAPELYLKRLIVGGFERVFEINRNFRNEGLSVRHNPEFTMMEFYQAYADYRDLMDLTEELILHLVFQTCGQPWVIHQGRKIDFTPPWPRLTLDQALVTYGGADAEQVTNIDYLRQYLRDNGVTPDTAADTGQLLLTAFETVAESRLIQPTFIMEYPISVSPLSRRCDTNPEVAERFELFVGGWEIANAFSELNDPEDQAQRFQRQVEARQAGDAEAMHFDADYVRALEFGMPPTAGEGIGIDRLVMLLTNAAAIREVLLFPQLRPQVAQSESE, from the coding sequence ATGTCCAGCGAGGAAAATCAGCATATCGCCAGTCGCAAGGCCAAGGTTGAGGCGTTGCGCAGCGCTGGGATCAATCCCTATCCCAATGATTTCAAGCCCGAGACAAAACTTGAATGGATCCGTCGGGAGTTTGGTTCGGTGACCGACCCAGACAGTTTGACCGGGATCCAGGTGCAGACGGCAGGACGGGTCATGCTGCTGCGCAACTTTGGCAAACTGACGTTTGCCACGTTGCAGGATGCGACGGACCAACTCCAGATTGCTGTCCAACGGGATGCCGTGGGCGCGGAGACCTATAAGGAAATTTTTCGCAAGGTGGAGGTGGGCGACATTCTTGGCGTGGTTGGGACGTTGTTTCGTACCCAGACCGGCGAATTGACCATACGGGTGAACGCATTCCGTCTTCTGGCCAAAGCCCTGCGCCCCCTGCCGGAAAAGTGGCATGGCCTGGAAGATGTGGAGACTCGTTACCGTCAGCGCTATCTGGATCTGATCGTCAATCCCGATGTGCGCAATCTCTTTCGCACCCGCTCGGCAATCATTCGTTTGATACGGGAGTTTATGGAAAGCAAAGGGTTTTTGGAGGTTGAAACCCCCATGATGCATCCCATCCCTGGCGGTGCGACGGCGCGGCCTTTCGTGACGCACCACAACGCCCTGGATGTCGATCTTTATCTGCGCATCGCCCCGGAACTTTATCTTAAACGGTTGATTGTGGGTGGATTTGAACGTGTATTTGAGATCAACCGCAATTTTCGCAACGAGGGGTTGTCGGTCCGGCACAATCCCGAATTCACCATGATGGAGTTTTATCAGGCTTATGCGGATTATCGGGACTTGATGGATCTGACCGAAGAGTTGATTCTCCATCTGGTCTTCCAGACGTGTGGCCAACCCTGGGTCATTCACCAGGGGCGCAAGATCGACTTTACTCCTCCCTGGCCCCGCCTGACCCTGGACCAGGCGTTGGTGACCTATGGCGGGGCCGATGCCGAACAGGTTACGAACATCGACTATCTTCGGCAATATCTGCGGGATAACGGGGTCACCCCCGATACTGCCGCCGATACGGGTCAACTGCTGCTGACCGCTTTTGAAACCGTGGCGGAGAGCCGATTGATTCAACCCACCTTCATCATGGAGTATCCCATCTCCGTTTCACCTCTTTCCCGCCGGTGTGACACCAATCCGGAGGTAGCCGAACGTTTTGAACTCTTTGTGGGGGGGTGGGAAATTGCCAACGCCTTCTCGGAGCTGAACGATCCGGAGGATCAGGCGCAGCGTTTCCAACGCCAGGTCGAAGCCCGGCAGGCCGGGGATGCGGAAGCGATGCACTTTGATGCCGATTACGTTCGCGCCTTGGAGTTCGGTATGCCCCCCACCGCCGGCGAAGGGATCGGCATTGACCGATTGGTGATGCTTCTGACCAATGCCGCTGCCATTCGTGAGGTTCTTTTGTTTCCCCAGTTGCGTCCCCAGGTTGCCCAGTCAGAGTCAGAGTGA
- the prfB gene encoding peptide chain release factor 2 (programmed frameshift) encodes MEENIQKIFDTVREKLTLLRGHLDYEHGRKRLEELTVLSADADLWNKPEKAREIMREKTRLEKTIGEWDRLDQELKDARDLLELARSEGDADVEQEVAAQAQEMLTRVEGMELQRMLSGEADMNNAFLEIHPGAGGTESQDWAEMLLRMYLRWCDAHGFKHELVDYLPGEEAGCKSASIRVEGEFAYGFLKTEGGVHRLVRISPFDASARRHTSFSSVYVYPELDDRIEIAIDEKDLRIDTFRASGAGGQHVNKTSSAIRITHHPSGIVVQCQNGRSQHRNKDDAFKMLRARLYQMELDKRAEAAQAVADAKTDIGWGHQIRSYVLHPYRMVKDVRTGVETGNTDAVLDGHLDPFIRAALAQRIMSV; translated from the exons ATGGAAGAGAACATACAAAAAATTTTCGACACCGTTCGGGAGAAGTTGACCCTCCTAAGGGGGCATCTT GACTATGAGCATGGACGAAAAAGACTCGAAGAGCTGACAGTCCTCAGCGCAGACGCCGATCTTTGGAACAAGCCGGAGAAAGCCCGGGAGATCATGCGGGAGAAAACCCGGCTGGAAAAAACTATCGGTGAATGGGATCGCCTGGATCAGGAACTCAAAGACGCCCGTGACCTGTTGGAGCTGGCCCGCAGCGAAGGGGATGCGGACGTGGAACAGGAGGTCGCCGCCCAGGCGCAGGAGATGCTGACCCGGGTCGAGGGTATGGAGTTGCAGCGGATGCTCTCCGGCGAGGCGGATATGAACAACGCCTTCCTGGAGATCCATCCCGGCGCCGGCGGTACCGAGTCCCAGGATTGGGCGGAGATGTTGTTGCGCATGTATCTGCGCTGGTGCGATGCCCATGGTTTCAAACACGAACTGGTTGACTATCTGCCCGGAGAAGAGGCCGGTTGCAAATCGGCCAGTATTCGAGTGGAGGGGGAGTTTGCCTACGGATTCCTGAAAACCGAGGGCGGAGTGCATCGGCTTGTGCGCATCAGTCCGTTTGATGCATCGGCGCGGCGGCACACATCGTTCAGTTCCGTCTATGTCTACCCGGAACTGGATGACCGCATCGAGATCGCCATCGATGAAAAGGATCTGCGCATCGATACCTTTCGGGCCTCGGGGGCAGGTGGGCAACACGTCAACAAGACCAGTTCCGCCATTCGCATCACGCACCACCCCTCCGGAATCGTGGTGCAATGCCAGAATGGCCGGTCGCAGCACCGCAACAAGGACGATGCCTTCAAAATGTTGCGGGCGCGTCTCTACCAGATGGAGTTGGACAAGCGGGCCGAAGCCGCCCAGGCAGTCGCCGACGCCAAGACCGATATCGGTTGGGGTCACCAGATCCGTTCCTATGTTCTGCACCCCTACCGCATGGTCAAGGATGTGCGCACCGGCGTGGAAACCGGCAACACCGATGCGGTTTTGGATGGTCACCTGGATCCCTTCATCCGGGCCGCCCTGGCCCAGAGAATCATGTCAGTTTGA
- a CDS encoding YciI family protein, protein MYYAIMSQDVENSLPLRRQARPAHLARLEALSREGRLLLAGPFPAIPSEDPGEAGFTGSLVVADFSSLAAAQAWADQDPYVAAGIYRHVVVKPFKKVLP, encoded by the coding sequence ATGTATTATGCCATCATGAGTCAGGATGTAGAAAACTCTCTGCCCTTGCGGCGCCAGGCCCGACCGGCGCATTTGGCCCGTCTTGAAGCGTTGTCCCGGGAGGGGCGTTTGTTGCTTGCCGGTCCGTTCCCTGCCATCCCCTCCGAGGATCCGGGCGAAGCAGGTTTTACGGGCAGTCTGGTGGTGGCCGATTTTTCCTCGCTGGCTGCCGCCCAGGCCTGGGCGGATCAGGATCCCTATGTGGCCGCCGGGATTTATAGGCATGTTGTGGTCAAACCCTTCAAAAAAGTCCTTCCCTGA